The Gossypium hirsutum isolate 1008001.06 chromosome D07, Gossypium_hirsutum_v2.1, whole genome shotgun sequence genome includes the window ATTAACTGTTAACCTGgtttccaaaaaattattaaccgacccccgatCGAATTAATTCAGTTagccgaccgattaaccgaattcggttagttaaccaaattaattcggtTTTACATGAAATTTGCACACCCCTACTTCACATTTTGATTACTTTAAATTAATAGCTGTCTATCTATAATGTGAAGTGTAGAGATGGTGTTGGACAACATAAATTCGAATGAAGGGTACCTGTTGAAAGGAATTAATTTACAGAACTAAGAGATCATCATCAAAAACTACATTTTGTTTCCCGTTATTCCATGAAAAAAGCTTTAGTTTTTGTATGATTCTACTTTTAAAACCATGATTTCGTATTTTGCATGTTTTTAGGACAAATTTTTTTACTTCTAATTGtagtataaataaaacataattttgtTAGTACAAATCATTAGTGAAGGGTTAGAAGTTAAACATTGGATGATAAGGTGAATCTAAGGATTGAAAAGATGTTTGTAAGCATTTCTTCAACAATCCTTGATTGTGGTAAATGATGGGGTGATGTATTGATTGACCTTAAATATCTTATATGTAGCTGGATTCATGAATGAAACTGTTGATAGTTGTTGGATGTATGTTGTTAGTGATTTGATTGGgtgttttttttattgtaaaattaAAGACGTAGTATTTATGTactcatgtattcacatcacacaCGCATATATTGTGTTTAATGGGAACTATTTAAATAAAAGTCTACCATTCTTTTTTGAAGATTTAAATTCTGAGTGAGTTTTAGAATGAACAATCCTTATTCACTAAATCAATTACGATAACAAAGCAACATCTTTTTAAATGTTGTCACgccaacggtaaaaaaaattaaacccctCCAACGATAATTTTTTTTACACTATAAATACccccaaatttaatttttttcattcacatcCTTCTCTCAAACTCTTTGAACTCtctcgttttaaaattttctacattttcatttaaaaatattattattttttattatcttgtttttattcattcaaatcaattctTCATGAATGACCGCATCTCTAATCCACTTTGACGACAAGCATATTTTCGCCACCCAAGCAGTAATGgacgaaattttaaatttcgttattttcaattatgttaaatttaattatttttttaatttgaattttttgttgTTGTGTAAATAGACGGATGATTGTGTTCTTGAGGGCTTCATTCATAATATGGGAAGACCTACGATCCTTGAAATTCATGGCAATTTGCAAGAGGTTGGATTCTTGCATGCGTCTCACATGACCGAGGGTTACAAACTCAATCTTACACTAATTAATGCATTGGTGGAAGGATGGAGGCCCGAAACACACTTTTCACCTTCCATGCGGCGAGTGTACAATCACATTTAAAGATGTAGCACTACAACTCGGTCTGCCAGTGGATGGGCCAGTCATCACGAGATCAACGGTCGTTCCGGGTAAAGTGGACCTCTACAGAGCACTATTGGGGAAGGTCCCAGACAAGTTTAAAGGTGGTCGGATATCGATTAACTAGTTGGATGATAATTTCGACGAGCTCCCTAAAGACCCAACGGAGGAGGTCATAGAACAATACGTCTAAGCATTCATCATGAGGTTAATCAGGGGAATTTTAATGCccgaaaaatcacgaaatttggTACATGTAAGGTGACTGCTTCAGCTAGTGGACTTCAATGAATGCAGAAAACTAAGTTGAGGATCTACCGTCTTGTCCACGTTATACCAGGAGATGTGTCGGGCCACGGTACCGCATATGATGTCGATCGGTGGTTGCCTGCTCCTATTGCAGTCGTGGGCCTAGTGACGATTACCGTTTCTACGTCCTAGAGTGAATGGCCCATACATATTCTTGTTGGTGACGAGGtaaacataatttattaataaatacgtagtttgtacaataaattttatttatttattatacgtTTCAACTAACATATAGCTTGTATAGGTGGAACCATGAGCCAAGTTATGTGGGACTACCTGAGGAGCTGAAAGATTTTAGGCGGTTGTTAGATCAATGCTCAGAAGCCAATGTTAGTACTGCCTAAGGAGCTGAAAGATTTTAGGCGGTTGTTAGATCAATGCTCAGAAGCCAATGTTAGTTACTTAATCTTTCAAACCTATATTAATTGCGTAATGATTCGTAAAAAAAAATCGTACATAACGATAtttacaattttcatttttaatttgaatGGATGCCATATGCCGACACCAATATCATATCTTGCATCCCGCCAGAAGTGTTGGCCAACCGGAGATGTGAAGGTATCGTTGGTAGAGTACGCGATGATGGAAATGCATGAATCAGACCGGGTGATGTGGCAGTTCGAGTGGAGACAACAAATTCTACCGCCACCATGAGACGTGAAGGAGCTGCACAAGGTGAACATGTGGGGGAAGAATGACAAAGACTGGGCGCAGTGACATGAGGAGCACATCGAGGATTAGGATCGTATAATGCAATATTTACCCGTCTGTGAACAATTTTTCTTAGCAGACACGGTGGCAGCTGTCGAGTACCAGCCGTGGTTTAAACTCACCGGCAAGCCATATCTGCTATTGCCGGAGGAGAGGAGAATACAAATTCGACGCAAGAGGCTACGATGACCGCCTCAGCAACAACATAGGATGGGACACAGTCGCACGATGACATTGTCATTGGCCCCGGTAGAAGAAGCGTCACTTATGTCTACGCAATATACGAGACAATTCACtctatttattttggtttattttactAACCCCATGTTTTTTTTCACAAGCACTACCACACTACTGACCATCACTGCAAGTGGTCGGTTCTTTTGTTATTGCGGGTGCATATTTCCCTGCACTAATGTCCTCCGTATACTTTACCCCCATTCTGACATTGATGTCCACCTAAATACCGAGGCATGTACCACCACCAATGACAATGCCCAGGGCAATACCGACATACCTAGGATTTGGGGCACATTATGGTTACTTGCCAATAGTGACCCAAACATTGCCCGCATCACTGTTTTATCGAGGTGGGTCATTGCCACAACCATCGCTCGCTAGAGTGTCGGATACATGATAGGAGGCTAGGACGATGCAACAATTGACCACGAAGGACGAGGATAGCGCTGGCAAACCCGAAGATGAAGGCCAATGGGCATTAGCAAACCTGCACCTCTGGACGTACCTCTGGTTGCACCTCCAGATGTACATCTAGTTGCACATTCTATTGTACGCAGAAATCTTCTATGCGACTATTATCTACCATCTTACTGCACACATTCTCCCTGACGACTCGATTGATGTATTTTTGTTGTTCTTAATATTGcgatgtaaataataaataaactgaGGCTTTTCATTTGAACATtacatttgttttcatttttgtgTAACGTAAGTTATGCTTAAGTTGACAATACACAACAAATTTGGATCGCCTGAATGAAGGAAGCACTGTATCTATAATATTATTTGGAAGAAAATAATCCTATCGACGCTGAGGCTCCAATGTATCCCTGTGTAGAGAACATGTTGTCTTCGTATGCAGTGGTTTTTATAGTACCCGCATAATCTTTATTGATTGTCCCTCTCTCGAATATCAATGTTGTTCTTAATTCGTTGAAACCGGCTCCGGTTTGAAAAATAATGCCACTTCTGAACCATGCGGACCGCACTGCTAGATTGGCTTAGGGTCTGACTCATCCTCGTCAATTGCATTCGCTGCCCCTTCTTCTTCACCTGTATCTTTTTCCTCGACTAcatcttcttcctcttttatTCCTTTATTGTCATCTTCAAGCAGGGGGTTAGACGTACCTTCGCCGGTTTCCGTCAAAAGGAGTAGGTCATCGATTCTCCTGTAACCCATGTGCCTCTCAAAAAATGAATTGGTTTGATGTTCGGTGTacattagaggtgtgcatgggccaggccgggcccaAAAAATTTTTTAGCCCGCttactaggcccgggcccggcccgacccgaaatATGAGCTTAATATGTTGTTCAAGCCCGGCTCGTGGAAAGAATATGAAGCCcgggcccgacccattttttttgcttaaaactaatattaaaattaattgttattaaaattatatcaaatatcaattttttttgtatataatgaaaaaaaattaaaataagattaCTTATTTAAAGAACAAAATGCATAGCTTTCATGTTAtctataaattttatgttagaaTTGATGTAGTATTATATTCTAAGTTTTGATTCTTAATAAATAATGAACCTCATGTCCACTAGAGTTGTTTTAAAAATTACCAACtaattgaatttaaatgttatttatttgtatataattACACATTTGTGACATTTAGGTAACAATCAATTcttaaaaaaagagaataaaaataaaaatgattatacAAGTAATTAGGACTAGCAACATATTATCATTGGGCAATAAGTAGCATATTATCTATgcataataacataattaaattaaatattctgTTATTGCTTTTAAGCTGCAAAAAAGTTCAGAAATTGAATGGAGAAGCAAAGCATACAAATATTTGCTCAACAAACTTTTTTCTCTTTGCGAATTAGATAGCAAACTCAAAACTTTCCCTtcaaatcacatatacatatagatAGCACATCCATAAGCATATTAAATCATATTAAATCGGTTTGAGCTTTATCATTCACTAATTCTAGTCATTATATAAATCCCAATCTCTAATTTTGCTTCAAACTATCTTTGAGATAAGAACATAAGTTAAACCCCACAAGTACACATACCTCCAAAGTCCAAAATGACTTCGGAAAATTAAGCAACAAACCATAATAATATTCATACATTAATCcatcaacatatttaatttcataacaaaatataaattgtaagctaaattaaattttaaacatttagaaaGAAAGTATCTTAAAAAGCTACCGAAGAAACATCATCATCCTCATCGTCCTCATCGTCGTCATCATCGTCATCGTCCTTTTTGCAACCAATTTCTAACattaaataagaataaataattagataatcaaattgatgaaaaaataatataaaattcgaACAATAAAATGAGAATAATAATTACCTACTGAAAATCCCTTAGCTCGCATCCAATCATCCAAGCAAACAACGGCTTGAACCGTTTTTGGCTTAAGTGAACTCCTCAAAGGTGTGATAACTTTCTTACCCATGCTAAAAGTTGATTCGGAAGCTACAGTCGATATTGGAATTGCCAAAAGATCACAAGCCAATAACAAAAGCTCATTGTATCGAACTGAACTTTTGTTCCAATAATCTAAAACATCTATTTGACTATTCAACTCAAGCTCCGGTTCTTCCAAATAAATGTCCAACTGTGACTTCTCACTTCTAGTGCTAGATTCATTTAAATACTGTTTATAATCATCACTCTCATCAAAATATCCCCCAAAATTAGCACTACTATCATTGTGTTCATCCAAACCAGAATCAATAGGATTTTTATCTGAAACATTAGAACTCCTAGCCAAAGAGGAAGACGTGGATTTGGATTTCTTAACATACTCATCAACCAAGAGTCTAAGATTGCTAAGAATGGTCTCAACAAAATCTGAAGCATGGTCACCATAGATTGTAGTAAAGCAATACTGCACATAATTCAACTTGTAACGAGGATCTAAAATTACAGTACATGACAATATCAACGAATACTCAGCCTAATACTTATTAAATTTCTCTTGCATTTGCTTAACTATTGGAGTTAAAAACGAATAAGGACCTTTAACTGTATCAAGCAAGACCTTGTGAACCTTCCAAACTCCTCTAAAATAAAGATTAGTCGTTGAATAATTAGAACCAGAAAAAACACAAGTCACATCATAAAAGACTTTCAAAAATTTGCAAAGAATAACAACATTTCTCCACTCCTCGTTAGAAAGTGCAAACATTTGATAATCTTTATCCCGTTGGCCCCAATAATCTAGCACATCTTTATAGTAAAGAGAAGATTCAAGCATGAAATAAGTAGAATTCCATCTCATACACACATCTTGACGCAACTTTTTGgtcacattcaaatgaaaacttttgtcGGCCACATCATAAAATCTTTTCCTACGAATTTCCGACTTTCTTATGTACCTAATTCCATTTCGAATCTTACCAACAACATCATCAGCAAGTTCCAAACCAGCTTTAACTATAAGATTCAATATATGTGCACAacatctaacttgaaaaaaaataccATCACACAAAATAGCTCGGTTTGCACGAAAACGATTTTTAAGACAAGAAACCATAACATCATTATAAGAAGCATTATCTAAAGTGatgctaaaaattttcttatctaTGCCCCATTGAgataaacataaaacaagttCATCCGCTATGTTCAAACCATCATATGGAGGAAATAAAGCTCTAAACCTTATGATTCTCTTTTGTAGCTTCCAATCTTTGTCAACCCAATGAGCAGTAACGCAAATATATTCATCATTAGTATGCTCCGAATTCCAATTATCAGAAGTTAGACAAATTAAACCAGGTGCTTTAGCAAACTCTTCTTTAACACGATCTCTCTCTTTTGCATAATACATTAGGACATCCCTAGCAGTTgtatatctatttatatttttaaaattaggacTAGCAATCCTCATCATGTATTTAAATCCCGGTTCTTCAACTGTCCTAAATGAATGCTTGCCACAAACAAGAAAAGTAGAAATAGCTTTACGACACTCATCAGCATCAAACTTGTAGTTTTTTATAGATGGAACACCTTTCGGTGATGGTTGAATGCCTATGGTGTATTGAGTGATGTCCTTGTTAACTTTTTTCAAACAACTATTTAGATGACGTCTTGAATGAGAGGTTCCACTAGAAGACTTAGCAGAGAAGATAGTCTTACAGTGATTACATTGTGCCTTCAATTCATTTTTGTTCTCGCATTCAAGCTTTGTCATTTCATCCCACACCTTTGAAGTGGTAGACTTTTGACGTTTGATAGTACTTTCATACTCATTAAACCCATCGTCCACAAGTATAGGAGTGTTTGAACTAGCCATAGTCATAAAAATTCAAGTCCTgaaatccaaaaataatattatttataactcagttattgaatatttgaatatattatatatgttcatgtattaaaattatattcatgTAAGTAATTATATACATGCAAGCATATATACGCTCATTCCAGTATTTTATTAAAAACGGTAagtaattgttttaaatttaaatatttttaatgtttgacAAGTAACACTATATGTATATGACATCAACatttaatgtatgaatttctttttggtagaaaaaatacaacttaaaatgaaaaattcaaaaagttacaaattttataagagtatattaaaacattatattacattaaaaattaaggtgtagtagttaaataccaaaattaaaatttattcattttttccaaaattacaaaaaagggGTAAGACATAGCAAACCTAGAAGATTATAAATATGTTCATGTCAAACCTATGAAAACAATATGAACTTGATTATATCCTAATCCTACTGTCACTAGTGCAAAACAGTAAGCAAAGTTCACGATATAACCATATTCTATAAATGCTGAGATCAGTAAATTCCTACTGATTAAAAGGATTAGACAATATAATAAACAGAAAAACCTCAAATAAACAGCCAAAATGGACTCAAGTAACGGTTTCTAATCAACATacaggggaaaaaatgtaaattttctcaattttgctTTAAGAGAGAACAACTCAATTCATTATGTGGCGTATTGTTGGAAATATAACAAACACAAACACCTAAAAGGAAGCAGCCACAATGAATTCAAGAAACAACTTTCATTCACCGTCATAAAAAGTCTAATACGTATCTTGGAATTGACACAGAAACAAAATCAAACTAATCATGCGATGTATTGTTTACAATATATGAAACACAAAAGCCTCGAGGAAACAATttttaatggaaaaattaaaagtaaaatttctcaaatttagACAGCTGCAAATTCATTAAGCGAATGACAAACCGCGACATTGATTATACTGCTGGCAATCTAAAATTGCAGTAAGCAGATATAGCAGTGTTAATAAACAAAACAATCAAAGGCGTCTTTTTAATATAAGCGATTAATAAACcctaagggcacgtttggttcgctgtattggattagaggtgtattggaatagaggtgtaatagcaaatcaattgtttggttgaatgtaatggaatagaggcgtaatagtaatcttgtgtttggttgaatggaatagaggtgtaatagcataatggaa containing:
- the LOC107935828 gene encoding uncharacterized protein translates to MASSNTPILVDDGFNEYESTIKRQKSTTSKVWDEMTKLECENKNELKAQCNHSSESTFSMGKKVITPLRSSLKPKTVQAVVCLDDWMRAKGFSVEIGCKKDDDDDDDDEDDEDDDVSSVAF